ACAAACACGCCGGACGGGCTGCGCAACGATATCGCCTTGATGAAGGCGCTTGGGGCCAACGCCGCGCGTTGCCACTACCCGTACAGCCGGGAAACGTATGACGCGTTTGACCGGGCCGGTTTGCTGGCCGTCTGCGAGATACCCCTGTACCAGTGGGGGCGTCCCGGACACTCGGAGGCCAACACGCAAGCCGCGCGCGCGCAGCTGGAGGAAATGATTGCGACGCTGGGGAACCATCCGAGTATCGGTTTTTGGAGCGTGAGCAATGAAACGCGCACCCGGCCCCGGGAGCCCGGTCCGGAGCACGAGAAACTCTCTGAAATGGTGGTCCGCGGTAACCTTGAATTGATCGGCGTGGCGCACCGGCTTGATCCGGATCGCCCGGTTATCGCCCCGAGCAATCGGTGGCCGAATGATCCCGCGTTTCAGGGCACGGATCTGAACTCCGTGAATGTGTATATTGGCGTGGAGCAGCCGCAGCTCAATTCCCTGCCGGCGTTGCGGGATGCGGTGGCCGAACGCTTTGACGCGCTCCGGCGGGAGTATCCCAACCGTCCGATCCTCGTTACGGAATTCGGCAGCTGGGCGCTTCGCGGGCTAATGACCGACTATTTCCCCGGAGAGCTGTATCAAGCCGAATTGCTCAAAACGCTCTGGGAGGCTTTCGAGCAGGAGCCCGGGTTTGTGGGTGGATTTATCTGGGTCTTCGCGGATTCGGACGTACACCGGAAATTCACAACCATCTACGAGATGCGATGCGCGTATGGGCTCTTTGACCTGCACCGGCGCCCGAAGGCGGCCGCGGAGACGGTGCGCCGAATGTGGGCGGCCTCTCCCGGCGAGGACGGGAACCGCTGAGCACTGTGCTGACCGGCGAAAGGACGATCAACAATAATCCATCGGCATAAACCAAACCCCTAGATCGAGCGGGGCCGGTTTAACCTGGAATGCGGCAGCGCGAACAACTGGCCTACCCGGGCGGTCAGTTCATCCACATGAAACGGCTTCTTCAGGAAGTCATCAAATCCATACGAAGACAGTTCCTGAATCTCCTCGTCCTCGATGAATCCGGAGATGCCCAGAATGCGCGTGTAGCGGGTCTCCTCCCGCGACTTCACCCGCTCGCAAACCATGCGCCCGTCCATGTCCGAAAGGTGGATATCCAGGATAAGCAACTGCGGGTTGTGCTCCACCACGATGGCGCCCGCGTCAAACCCCGTCGAGGCCGTCAGAACAACATACTCATCTTCGCGAGACAGGACGGAAGGAATGATGTCGAGATAGTACGGATCGTCGTCCA
This is a stretch of genomic DNA from Candidatus Hydrogenedentota bacterium. It encodes these proteins:
- a CDS encoding response regulator, which encodes MSADTVSRWFDLGQIEGYRLGPGGDRRIPYDHLRKFMLSHGIPLERLEEGERRVLVVDDDPYYLDIIPSVLSREDEYVVLTASTGFDAGAIVVEHNPQLLILDIHLSDMDGRMVCERVKSREETRYTRILGISGFIEDEEIQELSSYGFDDFLKKPFHVDELTARVGQLFALPHSRLNRPRSI